A genomic region of Enterococcus sp. 12C11_DIV0727 contains the following coding sequences:
- a CDS encoding hemolysin family protein: MNNADPESQSLIAQILLLVVLTLINAFLAASEIAVVSVNKNRVEQKAEEGDAKAKKLLKVLQDPTSFLSTIQVGITLVNILSGASLADSLSAKLAPVLGGGAAAKNIANIIILALLTYVSIVFGELYPKRIAMNKSEEVAQATSGFVRVIGVVAKPFVWLLSASTDLLSKLTPMKFDDADSKMTRDEMRYMLESEGVLDNDELEMLQGVFSLDTKVAREVMVPRTDAFMIDIEDDIQKNIDAVLSENYSRIPVYNEDKDKIVGVLHTKNLLKAAHKFGFDNIQLKNIIQEPLFVPETIFIDDLLYELKRTQNQMAILLDEYGGVVGLATLEDLLEEIVGEIDDETDEVENLYAKINEHEYLVQGRMLIDEFNEAFGTDLHMSDVDTMAGYLITALGTIPDEGEKLSFDVGNLTLTSEEMEGTRVLALKVVFHDEDVVDEEPEENRRFFRKELEDDEPRR; the protein is encoded by the coding sequence ATGAATAATGCTGACCCCGAGAGTCAGTCGCTTATCGCGCAAATTTTATTGTTGGTCGTTTTAACGTTGATCAACGCTTTTCTTGCAGCATCAGAAATCGCGGTAGTTTCTGTAAATAAGAATCGTGTCGAACAAAAAGCTGAAGAAGGCGATGCAAAGGCTAAGAAATTACTGAAAGTCTTACAAGACCCGACAAGCTTTTTATCAACAATCCAAGTTGGTATTACGTTAGTCAATATTTTATCTGGGGCCTCGTTAGCTGACTCATTATCAGCAAAATTAGCACCAGTACTTGGTGGCGGTGCTGCTGCAAAAAATATTGCGAATATTATTATTTTAGCTTTATTGACCTATGTATCGATCGTTTTTGGTGAGTTGTATCCAAAACGAATTGCAATGAATAAATCAGAAGAAGTAGCGCAAGCTACATCAGGGTTCGTACGTGTAATCGGTGTTGTTGCTAAACCATTCGTATGGTTATTGTCAGCTTCAACAGATTTACTTTCAAAGCTTACACCAATGAAATTTGACGATGCTGATTCAAAAATGACCCGTGATGAAATGCGCTATATGCTGGAATCAGAAGGTGTTTTAGATAATGATGAGTTGGAAATGCTTCAAGGAGTATTCTCTTTAGATACTAAAGTTGCCCGTGAAGTCATGGTACCACGAACAGATGCATTTATGATTGATATTGAAGATGATATTCAAAAAAATATTGATGCAGTATTATCAGAGAATTATTCGAGAATTCCTGTTTATAACGAAGATAAAGATAAAATTGTGGGTGTCCTTCATACTAAAAACTTATTAAAAGCAGCCCATAAATTTGGTTTTGACAATATTCAATTAAAAAATATTATCCAAGAACCGCTTTTTGTCCCAGAAACGATTTTTATCGATGATTTATTATATGAACTAAAAAGAACCCAAAACCAAATGGCTATTTTATTAGATGAATATGGTGGCGTTGTTGGTTTGGCAACATTAGAAGATTTATTAGAAGAAATTGTTGGAGAAATCGATGATGAGACAGATGAAGTCGAAAACTTATATGCAAAAATCAATGAACATGAGTATTTAGTTCAAGGTAGAATGCTGATTGATGAGTTCAATGAGGCCTTTGGAACCGACTTGCACATGAGTGATGTGGATACAATGGCTGGTTATCTTATCACAGCCTTAGGGACGATTCCAGATGAAGGAGAGAAGCTTTCATTTGATGTTGGCAACCTTACTTTAACATCTGAAGAAATGGAAGGAACGAGAGTTTTAGCGTTAAAAGTTGTCTTCCATGATGAAGATGTTGTTGATGAAGAACCAGAAGAAAATCGTCGTTTTTTCCGTAAAGAATTAGAGGATGACGAACCAAGAAGATAA
- a CDS encoding AI-2E family transporter: protein MFEKLRQSKLFFWSAELLVIATLIFVSSKINFIFTPIGTFFSTLFAPVLVAGFLYYILNPIVNLLMKTKMKRIFAILIVFLLLIIALVLLLVSVIPSLISQLSSLASNMPDVFKSVEAWVYQMAELPIFKDFDLTKYIEQLDISYGNIIQQFISGLSSSLGSIVSTVASTTIIIVTAPFILFYMLKDGDRMVPGIKRFLPKKRQNDIVELLGKLNKTLSSYISGQAIECLFVATFTVIGYSLIGVRYAFLFGVIAGITNLIPYLGPYIGLAPAVFVTVFDEPFKALLCCLVVLIVQQIDGNIIYPNVIGKSLQIHPLTIILILLVAGNIAGLLGIFLAVPFYAVCKTIVVHIFQMFHQNKLDEQPILELPDEINSPESKEK from the coding sequence TTGTTTGAAAAATTAAGACAATCAAAGTTATTTTTTTGGTCGGCAGAGTTATTAGTCATCGCCACGTTGATTTTTGTTTCATCAAAGATCAATTTTATTTTTACGCCGATAGGGACATTTTTTTCAACCTTATTCGCACCAGTTTTGGTAGCCGGATTTTTGTATTATATTTTAAATCCAATCGTCAATTTATTGATGAAAACCAAAATGAAACGAATCTTTGCGATTTTGATCGTATTTTTACTATTGATCATAGCACTTGTATTGCTTTTAGTTAGTGTGATTCCTAGCCTGATTTCCCAATTATCTAGTTTAGCTTCTAATATGCCAGATGTTTTTAAAAGCGTGGAGGCATGGGTGTATCAAATGGCGGAGTTACCGATTTTTAAAGATTTTGATTTAACGAAATATATTGAGCAGTTAGATATTTCATATGGTAACATTATTCAACAGTTTATTAGTGGATTGTCTAGTAGCTTAGGCTCGATTGTATCAACCGTTGCATCGACCACAATCATTATTGTTACTGCGCCATTTATTCTGTTTTATATGTTAAAAGATGGGGATCGGATGGTCCCAGGAATCAAACGTTTTTTACCTAAAAAGCGTCAGAATGACATTGTTGAGTTGTTAGGAAAATTAAATAAAACATTATCAAGTTATATTAGTGGTCAGGCAATTGAATGTTTATTCGTAGCCACCTTTACTGTTATCGGTTACTCATTAATCGGTGTTCGATATGCATTTTTATTTGGTGTGATTGCTGGTATAACCAATTTGATTCCTTATTTAGGACCATATATCGGACTGGCTCCAGCGGTTTTTGTGACCGTTTTTGATGAACCTTTTAAAGCCTTACTATGTTGTTTGGTTGTATTGATCGTCCAACAAATCGACGGGAATATTATCTATCCAAACGTAATCGGTAAATCATTGCAAATCCATCCATTGACAATTATTCTTATTTTACTAGTTGCTGGGAATATCGCTGGACTTTTAGGGATATTCTTAGCAGTACCGTTTTACGCAGTGTGTAAAACAATCGTTGTCCATATTTTTCAAATGTTTCATCAGAATAAACTAGACGAACAACCAATCCTTGAGTTGCCTGACGAAATAAATTCGCCAGAAAGTAAGGAAAAATAG
- a CDS encoding C40 family peptidase: MFIKNNMYLMLAVTFISLSTSTAIFTETVSAEQTSTEISESTTLSKDSTTGNTMETASSSSSTKETVISSADEANQINNVEQTSPIPVTDDEEELRKQFEADYRSSVMSFEEYKSFIETLKKLTPTQSDLPAARAFSAGTQRDQIVAEAKKHLGKPYTQKHPDRLGPNKFDCSGLTRYVFLQVTGKNIGDWTVPQEKSGTKVSISKATISQLQPGDLLFWGNTGATYHVALYIGNGQYIHAPNYDTNVEVSQIWWSEFPPSFALKMNLSDPVAQGEPINDGSYVTITKKGYDIYNSFDWSIKTTSDKILNNTYQAKVKYNHSNGITYFSLYDSNGTWQGYVNSKAVEKGAGKQGAWMKNDDFVTVTKNGGTIWGNIDDFSSVKGSTTSLYQKTYHAQGRYNHFSGQVYYSLYDSNGAWQGFINKRDVERGAGKQGAWMKNDDFVTVIKKGGTVWSNIDDFSSVKGSTTSLYQKTYHAQGRYNHFSGQVYYSLYDSNGAWQGFINKSDVERGAGKQGAWMKNDDFVTVIKKGGTIWSNIYDFSSVKGSTTSLYQKTYHAQGRYNHFSGQVYYSLYDSKGIWQGFINKRDVERGAGKQGAWISNNEQVTIAKKDYTIWGDINTFSSKKGTTNNIYKKVYHAQGRYNHFSGTVYYSLYDNNKKWIGFINKTGVSVNH, from the coding sequence ATGTTTATAAAAAATAATATGTATCTTATGTTGGCGGTCACTTTTATCTCATTATCAACTAGCACAGCAATTTTCACAGAAACTGTTTCAGCTGAGCAAACATCAACCGAAATTTCTGAAAGTACTACCCTATCGAAAGATTCAACTACAGGAAATACCATGGAAACTGCTAGTAGTTCTTCTAGCACAAAAGAAACAGTAATTAGTAGCGCTGATGAAGCTAATCAGATTAATAATGTTGAACAAACCAGTCCAATTCCTGTTACTGACGATGAAGAGGAATTAAGAAAACAATTTGAAGCAGATTACAGAAGTAGTGTTATGTCATTTGAAGAATATAAATCATTCATTGAAACGTTGAAAAAATTGACTCCTACTCAATCTGATCTGCCCGCTGCCCGCGCTTTTAGTGCAGGAACCCAAAGAGATCAAATTGTAGCAGAAGCAAAAAAGCATTTAGGAAAACCTTATACACAAAAACATCCTGATCGATTAGGACCGAACAAGTTTGATTGTTCTGGACTGACTCGCTATGTATTTTTGCAAGTAACGGGGAAAAATATTGGTGATTGGACTGTACCACAAGAAAAATCAGGAACAAAAGTATCTATTTCTAAAGCAACGATTTCGCAATTACAACCAGGGGATCTTCTTTTTTGGGGAAATACTGGTGCTACCTATCACGTAGCACTTTACATTGGTAATGGACAATATATTCATGCTCCAAACTATGATACTAATGTTGAAGTATCTCAGATTTGGTGGTCAGAATTTCCACCTAGCTTTGCCTTAAAAATGAACTTATCAGATCCTGTCGCTCAAGGAGAACCTATTAATGATGGCTCGTATGTCACCATCACTAAAAAAGGATACGATATCTATAATTCATTTGACTGGTCAATAAAGACTACTTCCGACAAAATACTTAATAACACCTACCAAGCTAAAGTAAAATATAACCATTCAAACGGTATCACTTATTTTTCTTTATATGACAGCAATGGAACTTGGCAAGGCTATGTCAATTCCAAGGCCGTAGAAAAGGGCGCTGGGAAACAAGGCGCTTGGATGAAAAATGATGACTTTGTCACCGTTACAAAAAATGGCGGTACTATTTGGGGCAATATTGATGATTTTTCTTCCGTAAAAGGTAGTACAACTAGTCTTTATCAAAAAACCTATCATGCTCAAGGTCGTTACAATCACTTTTCGGGACAAGTTTATTATTCTTTATATGACAGTAATGGCGCTTGGCAAGGTTTTATTAACAAAAGAGATGTGGAGCGAGGTGCTGGGAAACAAGGCGCTTGGATGAAAAATGATGACTTCGTCACCGTTATAAAAAAAGGCGGTACTGTTTGGAGTAACATTGATGATTTTTCTTCCGTAAAAGGTAGTACAACTAGTCTTTATCAAAAAACCTATCATGCTCAAGGTCGTTACAATCACTTTTCGGGACAAGTTTATTATTCTTTATATGACAGTAATGGCGCTTGGCAAGGTTTTATTAACAAAAGCGATGTGGAGCGAGGTGCTGGGAAACAAGGCGCTTGGATGAAAAATGATGACTTCGTCACCGTTATAAAAAAAGGCGGTACTATTTGGAGTAACATTTATGATTTTTCTTCCGTAAAAGGCAGTACCACTAGTCTTTATCAAAAAACCTATCATGCTCAAGGTCGTTACAATCACTTTTCGGGACAAGTTTACTATTCTTTATATGATAGTAAAGGTATCTGGCAAGGGTTCATCAACAAGAGAGATGTGGAACGAGGTGCTGGGAAGCAAGGCGCTTGGATAAGCAATAATGAACAAGTGACGATTGCAAAAAAAGATTACACTATTTGGGGAGATATTAACACTTTTTCTTCAAAAAAAGGAACTACTAATAATATATACAAAAAAGTTTACCATGCACAAGGACGTTACAATCACTTTTCAGGTACAGTTTATTATTCTTTATACGATAATAATAAAAAATGGATTGGGTTTATTAACAAAACAGGTGTATCTGTTAATCATTAA
- a CDS encoding GNAT family N-acetyltransferase: MKIVHTKDTMSDIYLDAVKIRRQVFMLEQGVPGEIEIDKYEAACIHFVLYGDNNESIATCRLLPLAEGMIKLQRMAVQKEFRGHDYGRVIVESAEQFAKEQGYNTITLGAQITALGFYEKMGYIKEGEMFLDAAIEHYQMNKQF, translated from the coding sequence ATGAAAATTGTTCACACTAAAGATACTATGAGTGATATCTACTTAGATGCAGTTAAAATTCGTCGTCAGGTGTTTATGTTGGAACAAGGAGTTCCTGGTGAAATTGAAATCGATAAATATGAAGCAGCTTGTATTCATTTTGTTTTGTATGGCGATAACAACGAATCTATTGCTACTTGTCGTTTATTACCGCTTGCAGAGGGAATGATAAAATTACAGCGCATGGCCGTTCAAAAAGAGTTTAGAGGTCATGATTATGGTCGCGTGATCGTAGAAAGCGCTGAGCAATTTGCAAAAGAGCAAGGATACAACACAATTACTTTAGGTGCTCAAATTACCGCACTTGGCTTCTATGAAAAAATGGGGTATATCAAAGAAGGTGAAATGTTTCTTGATGCCGCTATTGAACATTATCAGATGAATAAACAGTTTTAG
- the bph gene encoding biofilm phosphatase Bph yields the protein MAIPKEGEFVTIQSYKHDGHLHRTWRDTMVLKTSEYSLIGVNDHTLVTESDGRRWVTREPAIVYFHKKYWFNIIAMIREKGVSYYCNLASPYLLDDEALKYIDYDLDIKVFPDGEKRLLDVDEYEFHSKIMEYPEDIDFILKENVKTLVDWINNEKGPFSEAYVDIWYKRYQELSKK from the coding sequence ATGGCAATTCCAAAAGAAGGTGAATTTGTAACGATTCAAAGTTACAAACACGATGGACATTTGCATCGAACATGGCGAGATACTATGGTATTAAAAACAAGCGAGTATTCTTTGATTGGTGTCAACGATCATACTTTGGTGACAGAGTCTGATGGTAGGCGTTGGGTTACTCGTGAACCAGCTATTGTTTATTTTCATAAAAAATACTGGTTCAACATAATAGCGATGATTAGAGAAAAGGGGGTTTCTTATTACTGCAATCTGGCGTCACCTTATCTTTTAGATGATGAAGCGTTGAAATATATTGATTATGATTTGGATATCAAAGTTTTTCCTGATGGGGAAAAACGCTTATTAGATGTCGATGAATATGAATTTCATAGCAAAATAATGGAGTATCCTGAAGATATTGATTTTATTCTAAAAGAAAATGTTAAGACGTTAGTGGATTGGATTAATAATGAAAAAGGCCCATTTTCTGAAGCCTATGTCGATATTTGGTATAAGCGATACCAAGAGCTATCAAAGAAATAG
- the mutY gene encoding A/G-specific adenine glycosylase: MKYEKYWETWSATELQAFQEEFINWYEKEKRNLPWRVNLDPYRIWISEIMLQQTRVDTVIDYYYRFMEWFPTIKDLAEAPDDRLLKAWEGLGYYSRARNLKVAAQQIMTEFDGQMPQTIEEILQLKGIGPYTAGAIGSIAFQIPEPAIDGNVMRVVSRLFEISDDIAKPSSRKVFEEAMYRIIDQKRPGDFNQAMMDLGSGICTPTSPKCEECPIQSYCLSYKNNTMTNFPVKSKKMKPKDVYYIGGIIENNQQEFLLEQRDSKGLLANMWLFPIAEVSKDRFEFLQKMWVKDDQQLSLDFEEPLLVAEENPEIFEDHSQVVWQKRTLGEVTHIFSHLKWHILVFYGRQTGLTAKNENQTWATKETFSNYVFPKPQQKMLDLYKKEFRKKE, from the coding sequence ATGAAGTATGAGAAGTATTGGGAAACTTGGAGTGCTACTGAACTACAGGCTTTTCAAGAAGAGTTTATTAATTGGTATGAAAAAGAAAAGCGAAATTTACCTTGGCGTGTTAATTTAGATCCATATCGTATTTGGATTTCAGAAATCATGTTACAACAGACTCGTGTGGATACGGTGATCGATTATTATTATCGTTTTATGGAGTGGTTTCCAACGATCAAAGACTTAGCTGAGGCACCAGATGATCGTTTATTGAAAGCATGGGAAGGGTTAGGTTACTATTCAAGAGCAAGAAATTTAAAAGTTGCAGCGCAACAGATCATGACTGAGTTTGACGGTCAGATGCCTCAAACCATTGAAGAAATTCTCCAACTAAAAGGAATTGGCCCATACACGGCTGGTGCGATTGGCAGTATTGCTTTTCAAATCCCCGAACCTGCGATCGATGGCAATGTTATGCGGGTGGTCAGCCGTTTGTTTGAGATCAGTGATGATATTGCCAAACCAAGCAGTCGAAAAGTGTTTGAAGAAGCAATGTATAGAATCATTGATCAGAAGCGGCCAGGTGATTTTAATCAGGCAATGATGGATCTGGGTTCAGGTATTTGTACCCCGACATCACCAAAATGTGAAGAGTGTCCAATCCAATCGTATTGCTTGAGTTACAAAAATAATACGATGACAAATTTTCCAGTTAAATCAAAAAAAATGAAACCAAAAGATGTTTATTATATCGGAGGAATCATTGAAAATAATCAGCAAGAATTTTTATTAGAACAGCGTGATTCTAAAGGCTTACTAGCGAATATGTGGTTGTTTCCAATTGCAGAAGTCAGCAAAGACCGCTTTGAATTTCTACAGAAAATGTGGGTGAAAGATGATCAGCAACTATCACTTGATTTTGAAGAACCACTGTTAGTTGCTGAAGAAAATCCAGAAATTTTCGAAGATCATTCACAAGTTGTTTGGCAAAAGCGAACCTTAGGTGAAGTAACACATATTTTCAGTCATTTAAAATGGCATATCCTAGTTTTCTATGGGCGTCAAACAGGATTAACAGCTAAAAATGAAAACCAAACTTGGGCAACAAAAGAAACATTCTCAAACTATGTTTTTCCAAAACCCCAGCAAAAGATGTTAGATCTGTACAAAAAAGAATTTAGAAAAAAAGAATAA
- the recX gene encoding recombination regulator RecX codes for METITKITKDKGQFYLIWLSSGEKLRVSEDTLVRQRLLKGQELTESEIEQIKKSGSYDVGLQMSLNYLSYQLRSKKEILDYLKEKEILPEDRKTIVIRLEEMNLLDDKIFSESYVRTLMRTSDKGPKMIEQQLKRKGLNEEDIQHGLTFYTMDDQVEVAKATAEKAMRRYRTKSFKDAVQKVQMHLMQKGFNREVIDLALEELSFEKDEEQELDVIRKEGDKLWEKHRKLDPYKRVMKVKQGLFQKRFDSDLIQQYFDEKELENEV; via the coding sequence ATGGAAACAATTACAAAAATCACCAAAGACAAAGGTCAGTTTTATCTTATCTGGCTGTCTTCAGGAGAAAAATTACGGGTCTCAGAGGATACCTTAGTTCGTCAGCGCCTATTAAAAGGCCAAGAATTAACAGAATCTGAGATCGAACAAATAAAAAAATCAGGTTCTTATGATGTTGGTTTACAAATGTCTTTAAATTATCTGAGTTATCAATTACGCTCAAAAAAAGAAATTTTAGATTATTTAAAGGAAAAAGAAATCTTGCCAGAAGATCGCAAAACAATTGTGATCCGCCTGGAAGAAATGAACCTCTTAGACGATAAAATTTTTAGTGAAAGTTATGTCCGTACCTTAATGCGAACAAGTGATAAAGGACCCAAAATGATCGAACAACAACTAAAACGAAAAGGCTTGAATGAAGAAGACATTCAACATGGGTTAACTTTTTATACTATGGATGATCAAGTAGAAGTAGCAAAAGCAACAGCTGAAAAAGCGATGAGACGTTATCGAACAAAGAGTTTTAAAGATGCTGTACAAAAAGTTCAAATGCACTTGATGCAAAAAGGGTTCAATCGGGAAGTGATTGATTTAGCACTTGAAGAGCTATCCTTTGAAAAAGATGAAGAACAAGAATTAGATGTGATCAGAAAAGAAGGAGATAAATTATGGGAAAAACACCGTAAATTGGATCCCTATAAACGTGTGATGAAAGTTAAACAAGGGCTGTTTCAAAAACGTTTTGACTCAGATTTGATTCAGCAATATTTTGATGAAAAGGAATTAGAGAATGAAGTATGA